The Alkalibacter rhizosphaerae genomic sequence CAGTGGAAAACACGGTCATGGTCCATATCCGTCGAATTCGCGAAAAGATCGAGATCGATCCGAAAGAACCAAAATATTTGAAAGTTGTATGGGGAGTTGGATATAAAATTGAAAAATATCATTCGTAACATTTGGCTGAAAGTATTAGTTTTTGTGCTGGCTGCAGGATTTTTGACTTTTTCCGTCCTTCAAGTCCAGACATGGCTTTATCTGGACCTGTCACCCCAGTTGTTGTGGACCCAAACCTATGAGGAAAGTCTCTTTGAAGAGGATCTGAACGAGACGCTATATTCATTAAGTTATTTCCTGGAAACCGGCGATGAGGACAGCATCCCTGCAGATGCAGAATTTGATTACCGTATCGAACGCGGAGAGCAGATCCTTACCAACATGGATACGGATGATCCTGCTTATTTCAAAGATCTTCCCAAGGGACACTATGAGCTGGAGGACAACAGATGGGTTGCAAAGGGAAATGCCCTGGATGCAGTGGAGATCCACTATCCATCCATAACCAGCGACGCCGTCGTTTACGTCGGTTTCTCCGCCAATTTCTTTAAAAACCAGGAGGCTGGCTTCCAATCCCAAAAGAGCCTTGCCATGGAACTTTTCCGCAACGCCGCCCTTGGACTTGGCGCCTTCCTTGTACTTTTGGTATTTCTCCTGACCGTAGCCGGCAAAAAACCGGATGGGGACGACATCCACCTATGCTTTTTTGATCGGATCTATTCGGACCTGCTCCTGATCCCCTTTGTTATCGTCGGTTTTTTCTGGCTGGCAGGAATGGACGCTCTTCAAACCTACGGGTACAGGGAACTGATCCTCTCTGCCAGGCAAAAATCTTACCTGATTCTGGTGGGGGTCCTCACCTTCGCAGCCGCCCTAGCCTTTGGAACGCTCCTCTTGTCCTGGGTGCGAAAAGGAAAGAAGGGCAATTTGCTGAAACATTCGCTGATTTACCAGGTTTTTCATGGTTCATGGAGTTTTTTTACTAGTTTCCTGGACGGTCGCCGGTTTCAGCAGTTCCCCTTGACCAAATCCCTCTTCTATCGACAATGGATCTTTATCGGGGCGAGTTTTATGATGGTATTTTTGTTTTTGATTTTATTATCTACAGGACCCTCTCTCTTCTGGATCCCTATCGCAACGGAAGGGGTGTTGATCTACCTTTATGTAAAATACAACAACAAGACTTATGAAGCCATCAACCTGGGCTTCAACGAAAGCCTGGAAGAGCAGATGAAGGCGGAACGGATGAAAGTGGCCCTGGTCACCAATGTGTCCCATGATTTGAAAACGCCATTAACTTCCATCATCAGTTATACGGACCTCTTGTCCAAAGAGGAAAACCTGTCGGAAAATGCAAAAGAATACATCCAGATCCTTTCGGAAAAATCCAACCGATTAAAAAAAATCGTGGCCGATCTGTTCGATCTGGCAAAAAGCACTACAGGAAACATTCAAGTCAACCTGGAATCATTGGATTTGAAGACCTTGCTGCAACAGGCTGTTGCCGACATGGACGATGAGATCCGTTCCTCCCAGGCAACCCTGCGCACCAGCTTCCCGGAGGAGGGTGCACCCATCCTGTCCGACGGAAACAAGTTGTACCGGGTCATTCAAAACCTGATGGACAATGCTTTAAAGTACAGCATGCCCGGCACTCGAATCTTCTTGGACCTGACGACAAACCAAGATGAATCGATCGTTTCCCTGAAAAATACCGCCGGATACGAAATGGATTTTACAAAAGAGGAGATCCTCCAGCGCTTCAACCGGGGGGATTCTTCAAGAACAACGGAAGGCAGCGGCCTGGGCCTGTCCATCGCAGAAAGCTTCACCAAAGTCTGCGGCGGCGATTTCGATCTGGAGATCGATGGAGACCAGTTTAAGATCACGTTGCGTTTTCCAATAAGAAAAACGATTGATGGTTCATTGTAATCGACACATACTCAAAAAGACTCGAAGAGAACTCTTCGAGTCTTTTGTGTTTGATGATTGAAAGATGTGTTCATGTTCGGTACTGTCAAGGTGGAATGGTCACTGCCTACAATCGGGAACGATCGATCATGTTCTGATACTTTTCGTGAGCCGCCCGCATCAACGGTTCCACCCTTGGGTCTGCCGGCGGATGGTCTTTGGTCAATTCTTCGAAACTCTCCACATACTTGGATTCGAATTTCGGATACAGATGGGAGTATTTTTGTATGGAATCTTCTTTCTTTTCGGTAGTGACCAATTCTCCTGCATTGTCATACTTGCCGTTTTCCAAAATGTATTCCAGGACGGCAACGTAGTTTTCCGGATTGACGTCGCCTAGCGCCAAGGCCGATTTATCTGTGATGAACTGGTAGTTTCCACCGGGAGCCAGAATATCGATCAATTCTTTCGCCTTGTCGATGCACTGCTGCTTGGTACCGTTGCCCAGCAGCGTAAGGGGATAGAATCCACCCAGTACCATCTTTTTACCCAATTTATCCTTGAATTTTTGCGGATCTCCGTATTCCATCCAAAGCTGGGTACCTTGAGGCAATTCCTGCAGATGATCAATGAAACGGGTCCAGTCTCCTTCCAGGAAGATCTGCATGGGTTGTCCCTGCTCTGCCGCTATATGGCAAACTTTATTGAAGGTGGGGAAATAGAATTTTTCAAATTGTTCCGTACTCAGGAAAGCCGCCATGTGGGTCATGATCATGTTGCATCCAAGAGGATTGATCACATTGGGCTTGCCCAGCCAAATGGCATAAGGCATAATGGCTTCCAATGCCTCCAGCAGCTTCTCCGGACAACGTCTCATATCCATGGGGATCTTGGAGAATCCACGATACATGTCGGTTATAAAATCGAATGGGACGATCTGCATGCCTACACTGCCAAAAGGCCGTCTGAACAACCCATATCTTTCGACCATAGTAGCTTCCGCCTCACCGAATGCCCTTCCCTGCTCCATACCGGAAAGAAGGGATTTTGCATAATTATGGGCACGGTTGACGTCGTTGTCGTATCCCTTGTTGATCCTGGGCTGGAGTACTTCCAACACAAAATCATAAGGGTTTTTGATGAATTCGTCGTAATCTTCTGCATCCATGACCGATTTTTCCGCGTGTTGAATGAATCCGGATTTGCTCATTTCCATCAAACTGGATTTTTGGAACATCAGTCCGATGGGATCCCTTGCAAAAGCACTGACGGGGGTGTCTCCTCTGCAGATCTCTCGTCCTTTCTCAAAAATATCGACAAGCAATTCAGTACTGTACTGATACTGGGTGGTCATCAGGTCTCTTCCGGAGTACTGGATCAAAAATTCCAGTCCCACCGCATCTTTTACAGGAATGCGATCGGGGATCACACCGGTAAAGAGATCTTCAAACAACTTGGTTCTGTACTCTTTCATCTGCTGGGGGTTATCGGGTCGTTGTGTCATGCTATCACCTCATCCTCTTTTTATAATTTGATTTAATCATATCAAAATTTGTAAGTCAAGGCACGTATATTATTTTCACAACAAAGAAAGCGCCAAGTCAGATTTCTTGGCGCCTTGCGACGATCCTCTACAGGAAGAATCCTCGATCGATCATGTTGTGGTATTTGTTGTAATGCTCCCGCATCAACGGTTCCACTCTTGGATCTGCCGGCGGATGATCCTTGGTCAGTTCTTCGAAACTTTCCACGTATTTGGATTCGAACTTTGGATACAAGTGAGAATATTTTTGGATGGAATCTTCTTTTTTTGCTGTTGTAACTTGCTCTCCCGCATTGGAATATTTTCCGTTTTCCAATACGTATTCCAAAACCGCCACGTAGTTTTCCGGATTCAAATCCGACATGACCAAAGCTGCCTTGTCCGAGATAAACTGATAGTTTCCTCCAGGAGCCATGATGTCCATCAGTTCCTTGGCTTTGTCGATACACTGTTGTTTTGTTCCCTTGCTAAGCAGGGTAATGGGATAAAAACCACCAAGAACCATCTTTTTACCCAATTTGT encodes the following:
- a CDS encoding uroporphyrinogen decarboxylase family protein: MTQRPDNPQQMKEYRTKLFEDLFTGVIPDRIPVKDAVGLEFLIQYSGRDLMTTQYQYSTELLVDIFEKGREICRGDTPVSAFARDPIGLMFQKSSLMEMSKSGFIQHAEKSVMDAEDYDEFIKNPYDFVLEVLQPRINKGYDNDVNRAHNYAKSLLSGMEQGRAFGEAEATMVERYGLFRRPFGSVGMQIVPFDFITDMYRGFSKIPMDMRRCPEKLLEALEAIMPYAIWLGKPNVINPLGCNMIMTHMAAFLSTEQFEKFYFPTFNKVCHIAAEQGQPMQIFLEGDWTRFIDHLQELPQGTQLWMEYGDPQKFKDKLGKKMVLGGFYPLTLLGNGTKQQCIDKAKELIDILAPGGNYQFITDKSALALGDVNPENYVAVLEYILENGKYDNAGELVTTEKKEDSIQKYSHLYPKFESKYVESFEELTKDHPPADPRVEPLMRAAHEKYQNMIDRSRL
- a CDS encoding sensor histidine kinase — protein: MKNIIRNIWLKVLVFVLAAGFLTFSVLQVQTWLYLDLSPQLLWTQTYEESLFEEDLNETLYSLSYFLETGDEDSIPADAEFDYRIERGEQILTNMDTDDPAYFKDLPKGHYELEDNRWVAKGNALDAVEIHYPSITSDAVVYVGFSANFFKNQEAGFQSQKSLAMELFRNAALGLGAFLVLLVFLLTVAGKKPDGDDIHLCFFDRIYSDLLLIPFVIVGFFWLAGMDALQTYGYRELILSARQKSYLILVGVLTFAAALAFGTLLLSWVRKGKKGNLLKHSLIYQVFHGSWSFFTSFLDGRRFQQFPLTKSLFYRQWIFIGASFMMVFLFLILLSTGPSLFWIPIATEGVLIYLYVKYNNKTYEAINLGFNESLEEQMKAERMKVALVTNVSHDLKTPLTSIISYTDLLSKEENLSENAKEYIQILSEKSNRLKKIVADLFDLAKSTTGNIQVNLESLDLKTLLQQAVADMDDEIRSSQATLRTSFPEEGAPILSDGNKLYRVIQNLMDNALKYSMPGTRIFLDLTTNQDESIVSLKNTAGYEMDFTKEEILQRFNRGDSSRTTEGSGLGLSIAESFTKVCGGDFDLEIDGDQFKITLRFPIRKTIDGSL